In the Patescibacteria group bacterium genome, one interval contains:
- the aspS gene encoding aspartate--tRNA ligase has product MLRTHTCNELSVQDEGVRAVLCGWVSSRRDHGGLIFIDLRDRYGITQCVIHPERHSAFSQAEKLRSEWVLKVTGNVHRRLEGTERKDMPTGMIELVVEGIEVLSEAKTLPFEIDQDGVGEDIRLQYRFLDLRRPSARDIILKRDTFLMHIRAYMHARGFVEVQTPILTNSSPEGARDFLVPSRIHKGEFYALPQAPQQFKQLLMVAGFDRYFQIAPCFRDEDPRADRHPGEFYQLDLEMSFVEQEDVFAVTEQLMIELTHTFSDKKVTSTPFPRIAWREAMTTYGSDKPDVRYELPIQNVSTLVDGCGFSVFTSALQRGGVVHAIRVPEGSILSRKDIDELTESAKIFGAKGLAYITMKDSELQSPILKYLGVDCAKNIFETLGAQNGDSVFFGADSWDIVCRSLGAVRSSVARKMNLIDPKKAAWAWIVDFPMYDWNEEEGKIDFSHNPFSMPQGGMEALNAKDPKEILAYQYDLVCNGFEISSGAIRNHRPDIMYRAFEIAGYTQEDVDTKFGGMIRAFQYGAPPHGGIAPGVDRLMMVLWECPSIRDIYAFPKNGRAQDVLMGAPAQVSEKQLKELGIALLKVKNP; this is encoded by the coding sequence ATGCTTCGGACACATACATGCAATGAGCTTTCAGTACAGGACGAGGGAGTGCGCGCGGTGCTTTGTGGCTGGGTTTCTTCGCGGCGCGATCATGGAGGACTTATTTTTATCGATTTACGCGATCGGTATGGAATTACGCAATGTGTTATTCACCCGGAGCGGCACAGCGCATTTTCACAAGCAGAAAAACTTCGATCTGAATGGGTACTCAAAGTAACGGGAAACGTACATAGGCGTTTGGAAGGAACGGAACGAAAAGATATGCCTACGGGAATGATTGAACTTGTTGTTGAAGGAATAGAAGTACTTAGCGAAGCAAAGACGCTTCCTTTTGAAATTGATCAAGATGGTGTTGGAGAAGACATCCGTCTCCAATACCGCTTTTTGGATTTAAGGCGACCGTCAGCGAGAGATATCATACTAAAGCGCGATACATTCCTTATGCACATCCGCGCCTACATGCATGCTCGCGGATTTGTGGAAGTGCAAACACCCATACTCACAAATTCCTCACCGGAAGGCGCGCGCGATTTCCTTGTTCCTAGCCGTATTCATAAAGGAGAGTTTTATGCGTTGCCGCAGGCACCGCAGCAATTCAAACAACTCTTGATGGTTGCGGGTTTCGATCGCTATTTTCAAATTGCTCCATGCTTTCGCGATGAAGATCCGCGGGCAGACAGGCATCCTGGAGAATTTTACCAACTTGATCTTGAGATGAGTTTTGTTGAACAGGAGGACGTGTTTGCAGTAACCGAGCAGTTGATGATTGAACTTACGCATACCTTTAGCGACAAAAAAGTCACGTCAACCCCGTTTCCTCGTATTGCATGGAGAGAGGCGATGACGACCTATGGTTCGGACAAACCCGATGTGCGCTATGAACTTCCTATACAGAATGTATCAACGCTTGTTGATGGTTGTGGTTTTTCTGTTTTTACTTCTGCGTTACAACGGGGCGGTGTGGTGCATGCCATTCGAGTGCCTGAGGGAAGTATATTAAGCAGAAAAGATATTGATGAACTTACCGAGAGCGCAAAAATCTTTGGCGCGAAGGGACTGGCGTATATCACCATGAAAGACAGCGAGCTGCAATCACCGATCCTCAAGTATCTTGGAGTCGATTGTGCCAAGAATATCTTTGAAACGCTCGGAGCACAGAATGGAGATAGCGTTTTCTTCGGCGCGGATTCCTGGGATATTGTCTGCCGTTCGTTGGGCGCAGTGCGTTCATCAGTGGCAAGAAAAATGAACCTCATTGATCCCAAGAAAGCCGCATGGGCATGGATCGTAGATTTTCCCATGTATGACTGGAATGAGGAAGAAGGTAAAATTGATTTTTCTCATAACCCCTTTTCTATGCCTCAAGGGGGAATGGAAGCATTGAATGCAAAAGACCCCAAAGAAATTCTTGCCTATCAATATGATTTGGTGTGCAACGGATTTGAAATTAGCTCAGGCGCTATTCGTAATCATCGCCCAGATATTATGTATCGAGCGTTTGAAATCGCAGGATACACACAGGAAGATGTCGACACTAAATTCGGCGGCATGATTCGCGCGTTTCAGTATGGTGCGCCGCCCCATGGAGGCATTGCGCCGGGCGTTGACCGGCTTATGATGGTACTGTGGGAATGTCCGAGTATCCGCGATATTTATGCATTTCCAAAAAACGGGCGAGCACAGGATGTACTTATGGGAGCTCCTGCGCAGGTAAGTGAAAAACAACTCAAAGA
- the recO gene encoding DNA repair protein RecO, translating into MTFSVHGFIVDKEDWREYDRTFTLYTKEYGKIVVLAQGVRKINSKLCGNLEPLSEVVCMIARGRSINRIASVEMRDRFLVIKEQLEKCAIAFFFFDVINQLIKEDMRDDALFRLLQDFFSSLQDAKAGKAYTIGIAALVKLSCILGHQPYSKGITQSLMRSQSLLAFSRGRTKADYHNLSARMTAFLENMCDRPLRSKDFFDFYASGALS; encoded by the coding sequence ATGACTTTTTCTGTTCACGGATTTATTGTTGACAAGGAAGATTGGAGGGAATACGATCGGACATTTACTCTTTATACCAAAGAGTATGGCAAGATAGTTGTTCTGGCGCAGGGAGTACGGAAAATCAACAGCAAACTCTGCGGTAACCTTGAGCCATTGAGTGAAGTGGTATGCATGATTGCGCGGGGGCGATCCATTAACAGGATTGCAAGCGTGGAAATGCGCGATCGCTTTCTTGTCATTAAGGAACAGCTTGAAAAATGCGCTATTGCATTTTTTTTCTTTGATGTTATCAATCAGCTTATCAAAGAGGATATGCGCGATGATGCTTTGTTTAGACTTTTGCAAGATTTTTTTTCATCGCTTCAAGACGCGAAAGCCGGGAAGGCATACACCATCGGCATAGCTGCTCTTGTAAAATTGAGCTGTATTCTTGGCCATCAGCCCTATTCAAAGGGGATCACCCAGAGTCTTATGCGCTCGCAATCTCTCTTGGCGTTTAGTCGCGGAAGGACAAAAGCGGATTACCATAATCTCTCAGCTCGCATGACTGCATTTCTTGAGAATATGTGTGATCGCCCCCTTCGCTCAAAAGATTTTTTTGATTTTTACGCCTCTGGCGCCCTCTCATAA
- the ruvX gene encoding Holliday junction resolvase RuvX codes for MRYLGIDYGTKKIGLAIGDDETRIATPLEIVEEENQQAFAAYLNTLIKREEIGTLVIGIPEFSKEQYGQHYEKVKAFSNSIQKNVTIPVIEVDESFTTKQAGHLLGAKARGRDDAVAAMLLVQQVLDRLA; via the coding sequence ATGCGCTATCTCGGCATTGATTACGGAACCAAAAAAATAGGCCTTGCGATTGGCGATGACGAGACGCGCATTGCAACACCCCTTGAAATAGTTGAAGAAGAAAATCAGCAAGCATTTGCCGCGTATCTTAATACTCTTATTAAGCGCGAAGAAATCGGGACGCTTGTTATTGGCATTCCGGAGTTTTCAAAAGAGCAGTACGGGCAGCATTATGAAAAAGTAAAAGCATTCAGCAATAGTATACAAAAAAATGTCACTATCCCCGTCATTGAAGTTGATGAAAGTTTTACAACAAAACAAGCAGGGCATTTGCTGGGTGCCAAAGCACGCGGGCGTGATGATGCAGTTGCTGCCATGCTCCTGGTACAGCAAGTGCTTGATAGGTTGGCATAG
- the map gene encoding type I methionyl aminopeptidase → MITIKTQEEISIMREGGHRLATVLSHVVSRVQPGIAIKELDALAEQEIRTSGGDPIFLGYRSSKRGIPYPATLCVSINDEVVHGVGTRDIVLKEGDIVGLDIGLRYPAKNGLCVDMAVTVGVGSINKEAQRLIATAKSALDASIALVRPAVQTRELARAIQAICRQEKVSPVRDLTGHGIGRSLHEEPPLFCYDDPRLPSVELKEGMVLCIEPMILAGDWRVTTDADGWTIRSADGSLASHYEHTIAVTANGHEVLTQLD, encoded by the coding sequence ATGATCACCATTAAAACACAAGAGGAAATTAGCATCATGCGCGAAGGGGGACATCGACTTGCTACCGTGCTTTCGCATGTCGTTTCTCGCGTACAACCGGGTATTGCGATTAAGGAATTGGATGCATTGGCAGAACAAGAAATTCGCACAAGCGGTGGTGACCCGATTTTTCTGGGATACCGCAGTTCAAAAAGAGGTATTCCGTATCCCGCAACACTCTGTGTATCGATAAATGATGAAGTGGTTCATGGGGTTGGCACTCGAGACATCGTATTAAAAGAAGGGGATATCGTTGGTCTTGATATTGGATTGCGCTATCCGGCAAAAAACGGCCTCTGTGTAGATATGGCCGTGACGGTAGGCGTTGGATCAATAAACAAAGAAGCACAGAGACTGATTGCTACTGCAAAATCCGCACTTGATGCAAGTATCGCATTGGTTCGTCCTGCAGTTCAAACGCGCGAACTTGCTCGAGCCATTCAAGCCATATGCCGGCAAGAAAAGGTTAGCCCCGTTCGTGATCTCACCGGGCATGGCATCGGCCGCTCACTCCATGAAGAGCCGCCTCTATTCTGTTACGATGATCCTCGGTTGCCAAGCGTTGAATTAAAAGAAGGAATGGTCTTGTGCATTGAACCGATGATACTGGCGGGGGATTGGCGCGTCACGACTGATGCTGATGGCTGGACGATTCGATCTGCAGACGGGTCGCTTGCATCTCATTACGAGCATACGATTGCTGTTACGGCAAACGGCCATGAAGTTCTTACTCAACTCGACTAG
- the secY gene encoding preprotein translocase subunit SecY, producing the protein MLRFFTQIWKLPDLRNRVLFVLAMLVIFRFAASIPLPGVDLESLKALFRNNQLLGLMNIFSGGGLENFSIVAMGVAPYITASIIVQLLTMIIPALENLSKEGEYGRQKINQYTRYLAVPLSILQSYGMITLLQNTPTRIVSHMDPFNLALMIVTLTGGTIFLMWIGELISEKKIGNGISLLIFAGIVASLPKVAQSIQVLDSTQIFNIGAFAIISIITVVLVVLMTEAQRNIPVSYARQMRGMRLVGGIDTYLPLRVNQGGVIPIIFAISMILFPPTIAQFFVRAKTQWLVDMAQATLSFFNNTTAYGIIYFLLVVGFTYFYSAVVFKPDQIAENLQKQGGFVPGIRPGKSTAEYLQSIVNRINLPGSTFLALVAVLPIAMQQITGIQTLVVGGTSLLIVVSVVLEIMKQVQAQLTMRDYEEFL; encoded by the coding sequence ATGCTGAGGTTTTTTACACAAATTTGGAAACTTCCCGATCTTCGCAATCGAGTATTGTTTGTGCTTGCGATGCTCGTAATATTTCGTTTTGCCGCATCCATTCCATTGCCCGGAGTCGATCTTGAGAGTCTTAAGGCACTCTTCCGAAACAACCAACTTCTCGGGCTTATGAATATTTTCTCAGGCGGCGGGTTGGAAAATTTTTCCATCGTTGCCATGGGTGTTGCGCCATACATCACTGCCTCCATTATCGTGCAGCTTCTCACTATGATTATTCCTGCGCTTGAGAACCTTTCGAAGGAAGGGGAGTATGGCAGGCAGAAAATCAATCAATATACGCGCTATCTTGCCGTTCCTCTGTCGATATTGCAGTCATATGGAATGATTACATTGCTTCAAAATACGCCAACGCGCATTGTGTCGCATATGGATCCATTTAACCTTGCACTCATGATAGTAACGCTTACCGGCGGTACGATTTTTCTCATGTGGATCGGCGAGCTTATTTCTGAAAAGAAGATTGGCAATGGCATTTCACTTCTTATCTTCGCTGGTATCGTCGCTTCTCTGCCAAAAGTTGCGCAATCCATTCAAGTTCTTGATAGTACTCAAATTTTTAACATAGGAGCCTTTGCTATTATTTCAATCATCACCGTCGTGCTTGTTGTTCTTATGACAGAAGCGCAGCGCAATATCCCCGTGTCGTATGCGCGCCAGATGCGCGGTATGCGTTTAGTCGGAGGTATTGATACCTACTTGCCGCTTCGCGTGAATCAGGGTGGAGTTATTCCAATTATCTTCGCCATATCGATGATTTTATTCCCTCCGACAATTGCCCAGTTTTTTGTTCGTGCAAAGACGCAGTGGCTTGTTGATATGGCACAAGCCACACTATCGTTTTTCAATAATACAACCGCATACGGCATCATTTATTTTCTTCTTGTTGTCGGTTTCACCTATTTCTACAGTGCAGTCGTGTTTAAGCCGGATCAAATTGCGGAAAATCTCCAGAAACAAGGAGGATTTGTCCCTGGTATTCGGCCGGGTAAATCAACAGCTGAGTACCTGCAATCGATTGTGAATCGCATTAACCTTCCCGGTTCCACCTTTTTAGCCCTTGTTGCTGTACTGCCGATTGCAATGCAACAGATCACGGGTATACAAACATTGGTCGTTGGCGGAACGAGCCTTCTGATCGTGGTAAGCGTTGTTCTTGAAATCATGAAGCAAGTGCAAGCGCAACTCACCATGCGCGATTACGAAGAGTTTCTCTAA
- the rplO gene encoding 50S ribosomal protein L15: protein MAELHQLTPFRGSRKKAKRIGRGLGSGHGAYSTRGVKGQRARSGGSHGLKARGMKQIVLRIPKLGGFRSIHEKSKGVNLSRIEEQFTLGETVSPRTLVRKGIIKSPKSGKLVDVKILGDGTLTKPLTFKDCSVSATAKEKIEKAGGTVC from the coding sequence ATGGCAGAACTCCATCAACTCACACCATTTCGAGGATCACGAAAAAAAGCAAAACGCATCGGGCGCGGACTTGGTTCGGGTCATGGGGCGTATTCAACCCGTGGCGTTAAAGGCCAGAGAGCGCGAAGTGGCGGATCCCATGGCCTGAAAGCACGCGGTATGAAGCAGATTGTTTTGCGCATCCCGAAACTTGGCGGTTTCCGCAGTATTCATGAGAAAAGTAAAGGCGTTAATCTTTCTAGAATCGAAGAGCAATTCACACTTGGAGAAACGGTAAGTCCGCGCACTCTTGTCCGAAAGGGGATAATAAAATCTCCAAAAAGCGGTAAACTTGTGGATGTTAAAATACTTGGAGATGGCACCTTGACAAAGCCACTCACATTCAAAGATTGTTCTGTTTCTGCAACAGCAAAAGAGAAAATTGAAAAAGCAGGCGGAACAGTATGCTGA
- the rpsE gene encoding 30S ribosomal protein S5: MAERRGSSRTRPTEQEFDQRTIEVARVTRVMAGGKRMRFRACVVIGNRKGGVGYGIGKGADVSLAISKATTRARRDMVTIPIERETIPHELRIKFKAARIILKPAPSGTGIVAGGAVREALEISGIHNIVAKVYGSKNKINNIKALFSAFDVLQSSVKKQSVLRHHLHRIKKEKTEEV, from the coding sequence ATGGCTGAACGCAGAGGATCATCACGAACACGACCGACAGAGCAAGAATTCGACCAGCGAACTATTGAAGTTGCGCGCGTAACGCGTGTTATGGCTGGAGGAAAACGCATGCGATTTCGTGCATGTGTTGTTATTGGCAATCGCAAGGGTGGCGTTGGGTATGGCATTGGAAAAGGCGCTGATGTTTCATTGGCTATTTCAAAAGCTACAACCCGTGCGCGGCGCGATATGGTAACTATTCCTATCGAGCGGGAAACAATTCCGCATGAATTGCGCATTAAGTTTAAAGCTGCTCGCATTATTCTTAAGCCTGCGCCAAGCGGTACGGGAATTGTAGCAGGAGGTGCCGTGCGCGAAGCGCTAGAAATATCAGGAATCCATAATATTGTTGCAAAGGTGTATGGATCAAAAAATAAGATTAATAATATCAAGGCGCTGTTTTCAGCTTTTGATGTATTGCAATCTTCAGTCAAAAAACAGTCAGTTCTAAGGCATCATCTCCATCGTATAAAGAAGGAGAAAACAGAAGAGGTATAA
- the rplR gene encoding 50S ribosomal protein L18 codes for MRPILHNQTALLRVKRSRARITGTHDVPRLAVHRGLKTISAQLIDDGSGTTLCAAAERELSAQQRKGTKTERAQVIGALLAKKAKDKHITRIVFDRRGNKYHGRVKAFADAAREGGLEF; via the coding sequence ATGCGTCCCATTCTTCACAATCAAACAGCTCTTCTTCGCGTGAAACGTTCGCGAGCGCGCATCACAGGTACTCACGATGTACCTCGCTTGGCAGTTCACCGCGGTCTGAAAACAATAAGCGCACAGCTCATTGATGACGGAAGCGGCACAACGCTTTGCGCTGCAGCTGAACGCGAACTTTCAGCTCAACAGCGAAAAGGAACAAAGACCGAGCGTGCTCAAGTTATTGGCGCACTCTTAGCAAAAAAAGCAAAAGATAAACATATTACCCGCATTGTTTTTGATCGTCGAGGTAACAAATACCATGGCCGTGTGAAAGCGTTTGCAGATGCGGCACGGGAGGGAGGACTTGAATTTTAA
- the rplF gene encoding 50S ribosomal protein L6, translated as MSRVGKQPIEVPSGVTAVISDGHVSIKGPKGTLDATLHPVVRVAQTDSSLQVTVADPTDKDHRALWGLWQRLIANMVEGVSKGFEKKLELQGVGYRVATSDKGLVLNLGYSHPVEMPLPAGIEVLVEKNTIILKGIDKQLVGQTAARIRSLRKPEPYKGKGIRYAGEVVRMKAGKAGKAGAK; from the coding sequence ATGTCTCGTGTAGGAAAACAACCCATCGAAGTCCCTTCAGGCGTCACTGCCGTTATTTCTGATGGGCATGTTAGTATTAAGGGACCCAAAGGAACACTTGATGCCACTCTTCATCCTGTTGTACGAGTTGCACAAACGGATTCCTCTCTTCAGGTAACAGTTGCAGACCCGACAGATAAAGATCATCGCGCTCTTTGGGGATTATGGCAGAGATTGATTGCAAATATGGTAGAGGGAGTTTCGAAAGGTTTTGAAAAAAAATTAGAACTTCAGGGTGTAGGATATCGCGTTGCGACAAGTGACAAAGGCTTGGTACTCAATCTTGGCTACTCTCATCCGGTTGAAATGCCATTGCCGGCAGGCATTGAAGTACTTGTTGAAAAAAATACTATTATACTCAAAGGCATTGATAAACAACTTGTCGGACAAACTGCAGCGCGCATCCGAAGCCTTCGGAAACCCGAACCGTATAAGGGTAAGGGAATTCGCTATGCCGGAGAGGTTGTGCGCATGAAAGCGGGTAAGGCCGGAAAGGCAGGAGCAAAATAA
- the rpsH gene encoding 30S ribosomal protein S8 has translation MMTDPISDLLTRIRNACMVRKGRIEVPFSRMKQDILEILKQEGYIEEYAPSGEGARKMLDVTLRYVGRTPVIHAVKRISKPGCRIYAKSDVLPIVLNNRGIAILSTSKGVMTNKTAKRLSIGGEIICEVS, from the coding sequence ATGATGACAGATCCAATTTCAGATTTACTTACGCGCATACGGAATGCCTGCATGGTCCGCAAGGGGCGTATTGAGGTTCCATTTTCCCGCATGAAGCAGGATATCCTTGAGATACTCAAACAAGAGGGCTATATTGAAGAGTATGCACCTTCGGGTGAAGGCGCGCGGAAAATGCTTGACGTAACGTTGAGATATGTCGGACGTACGCCGGTTATCCATGCTGTAAAGCGAATAAGTAAGCCCGGTTGCCGTATTTATGCTAAGTCAGACGTATTGCCAATTGTCCTTAATAACCGCGGTATTGCAATTCTCTCAACGTCAAAGGGTGTTATGACGAATAAAACCGCAAAACGCCTTTCTATTGGGGGCGAAATAATCTGTGAAGTAAGCTAA
- a CDS encoding type Z 30S ribosomal protein S14 codes for MSTAAQEAKAKRKPKFSTRKVRRCWRCGRRHGYMRKFDICRICFRELAMQGAIPGIRKSSW; via the coding sequence ATGTCTACGGCTGCACAAGAAGCAAAAGCAAAACGCAAACCGAAATTCTCGACTCGAAAAGTGAGACGCTGTTGGCGCTGCGGTCGACGCCATGGCTATATGCGGAAATTCGACATCTGCCGCATTTGTTTCCGAGAGCTCGCAATGCAAGGCGCAATACCCGGCATTCGAAAAAGCAGTTGGTAA
- the rplE gene encoding 50S ribosomal protein L5 has translation MTDLGIYYTKEIVPKMMKQFGYANSLAVPRITKVTLNVGVGRALKDAQFLQTVEDNLTRITGQRPVKTKAKQSIATFKIREGMVVGMKVTLRKKYMYDFLAKLLTFAFPRTRDFHGIDETVVDKQGNCNVGFKENIAFPEMKSDELERIHGLEISITTNAHSRQEGLALFTYIGFPFKKEGHKK, from the coding sequence ATGACTGATCTTGGAATATACTACACAAAAGAAATCGTACCAAAGATGATGAAGCAATTTGGCTATGCAAATAGCTTGGCGGTGCCGCGCATCACAAAAGTAACGCTTAATGTTGGCGTTGGACGAGCATTGAAAGATGCACAATTTTTACAGACCGTTGAAGATAATCTCACGCGCATCACCGGTCAGCGTCCTGTAAAAACAAAAGCAAAACAATCTATCGCAACATTTAAGATTCGAGAAGGGATGGTTGTTGGCATGAAAGTGACGTTGCGAAAGAAGTATATGTATGATTTTCTGGCAAAATTACTTACGTTTGCATTTCCGCGTACGCGCGATTTTCATGGTATAGACGAGACGGTCGTTGACAAACAGGGTAATTGTAATGTAGGGTTTAAGGAAAATATTGCATTTCCCGAAATGAAGTCGGATGAGCTCGAACGCATTCATGGCCTTGAGATAAGCATCACAACAAATGCCCATTCGCGCCAAGAGGGACTCGCATTATTCACCTATATCGGATTTCCCTTTAAAAAAGAAGGTCATAAGAAATAA
- the rplX gene encoding 50S ribosomal protein L24 encodes MNNLKIHKQDTVKVIAGKEKGKTGKVVRVLREERKVAIEGVNVVARHIRPRKGGEKGQKIYFPAPLAISKVMLICPKCTAPTRVGYQTLEGDFRKKKERVCKKCKALLGA; translated from the coding sequence ATGAATAATCTCAAAATACACAAACAGGATACCGTCAAAGTTATTGCCGGCAAAGAGAAGGGGAAAACGGGCAAGGTTGTGCGCGTGCTTCGGGAAGAGAGGAAAGTTGCCATTGAAGGAGTAAATGTCGTTGCGCGCCATATTCGGCCCCGCAAAGGCGGCGAGAAAGGCCAAAAAATTTATTTCCCTGCCCCGCTGGCTATCTCAAAAGTAATGCTTATCTGTCCTAAATGTACCGCACCGACACGAGTTGGATACCAGACCCTGGAAGGAGATTTTAGAAAAAAGAAAGAACGCGTATGCAAGAAGTGTAAAGCGCTTCTTGGCGCATAA
- the rplN gene encoding 50S ribosomal protein L14, whose translation MIQHRSMLTPADNSGARRIQCIRVTGGYQKRYARIGDIVTISIKEAQPYSQVKKGEVRHGVMVRTRKETRRKDGTYIRFGDNAIVLIDKKSKEPIASRIFGPVARELRAKGFTKIISLAQEVL comes from the coding sequence ATGATCCAACACCGATCAATGCTTACACCCGCAGATAATTCTGGAGCACGACGAATCCAGTGTATTCGCGTAACTGGCGGCTATCAAAAACGCTATGCGCGAATTGGGGATATTGTTACTATTTCTATTAAAGAAGCGCAGCCCTATAGCCAAGTAAAAAAAGGTGAGGTGCGCCACGGTGTTATGGTTCGGACACGAAAAGAAACGCGTCGCAAAGACGGCACGTATATCCGTTTTGGAGATAATGCTATTGTGCTTATCGACAAAAAAAGCAAAGAGCCGATCGCAAGTCGTATTTTCGGACCCGTCGCTCGCGAATTGCGAGCCAAAGGATTTACTAAGATTATTTCTCTTGCCCAAGAAGTTTTGTAA
- the rpsQ gene encoding 30S ribosomal protein S17 produces the protein MEHERIQRNFEGTVVSTKMNKTIVVRVDRTKVHPKYRKRAITSKRYLVHDEKNECRTGDRVRFCETRPLSKLKRWRLTEKLTPSAKALS, from the coding sequence ATGGAACACGAACGAATACAACGCAACTTTGAAGGAACTGTTGTCAGCACAAAAATGAACAAGACAATTGTTGTTCGTGTTGATCGCACCAAAGTGCATCCGAAATATAGAAAACGAGCGATTACATCGAAGCGTTATTTAGTGCATGATGAAAAAAACGAATGTAGAACCGGCGATCGAGTTCGTTTTTGCGAAACGCGCCCGCTTTCCAAGTTGAAACGGTGGAGGCTTACAGAAAAACTTACGCCATCAGCAAAGGCACTATCGTAA
- a CDS encoding 50S ribosomal protein L29, producing the protein MKIKELREKTEHELKLLLTESREAIRILRFRIAVKELKDVRELREKRLLVSRILTLLREKKSH; encoded by the coding sequence ATGAAGATCAAAGAACTACGTGAAAAGACAGAGCATGAACTCAAGCTTCTCCTTACAGAAAGCCGTGAGGCTATTCGCATATTGCGCTTCCGCATTGCCGTCAAAGAACTGAAGGACGTTAGGGAGTTGCGCGAAAAACGCCTGCTTGTTTCCCGTATCCTTACCCTCTTACGAGAAAAGAAATCACATTAA
- the rplP gene encoding 50S ribosomal protein L16, which translates to MLFPKKVKHRKWHKGRSRNMNHAATSRARVSFGDFGLKSLEECWITARQIEAARRAIARFVKRGGKIWIRVFPDKPVTFHGNENTMGGGKGAVDHYVTIVRPGTVLLEMSGVDEKAAREAFRLAGYKFAVKTTFVKRAH; encoded by the coding sequence ATGCTGTTTCCAAAAAAAGTAAAACATCGAAAATGGCATAAGGGGCGCAGTCGCAATATGAATCATGCGGCTACGAGTCGTGCGCGCGTGAGTTTTGGCGATTTTGGATTGAAGTCGCTTGAAGAATGTTGGATTACCGCCCGCCAGATCGAAGCGGCTCGGCGCGCAATCGCCCGATTCGTCAAGCGAGGAGGAAAGATTTGGATACGCGTTTTTCCCGATAAGCCCGTTACGTTTCATGGCAATGAAAATACTATGGGTGGCGGCAAAGGCGCCGTTGATCACTATGTCACCATTGTGCGCCCGGGTACGGTATTATTGGAAATGTCAGGCGTTGATGAAAAAGCAGCTCGCGAAGCATTTCGGTTGGCCGGGTATAAGTTTGCCGTCAAAACAACATTTGTGAAACGAGCCCACTAG
- the rpsC gene encoding 30S ribosomal protein S3, giving the protein MGQKVNPKIFRTGILWTWDSKWFVSGSQFGAVLKEDLLIKKFFKKELQKASVARIEIERTPNAITIIIHSAKPGVIIGRQGAGIDELKKKLKQIFFASTKIAVNISIVEVDRPMLNAQLVGQQMIEDLEKRMPYRRILKQTLDRVQKAGALGVKATIGGRLNGAEIANTETLAWGKIPLHTLRANIDFSRGVARTAAGAIGIKVWIYKGEVFNEKEKRSKE; this is encoded by the coding sequence ATGGGTCAAAAAGTAAATCCTAAAATTTTTCGGACAGGCATATTGTGGACATGGGATTCCAAGTGGTTTGTCAGTGGCTCTCAGTTCGGCGCAGTGCTCAAAGAAGATTTGCTGATCAAAAAGTTTTTCAAAAAAGAACTTCAGAAAGCATCAGTCGCGCGCATTGAAATCGAACGGACACCCAATGCTATCACTATTATCATTCATTCTGCAAAACCAGGCGTTATTATAGGTCGTCAGGGTGCGGGTATTGATGAGCTTAAGAAAAAGTTGAAGCAGATATTTTTTGCATCAACAAAAATTGCTGTGAATATTTCCATTGTCGAAGTTGACCGTCCCATGCTCAATGCCCAACTCGTTGGCCAACAAATGATTGAAGATTTGGAGAAACGCATGCCTTACCGCCGCATACTGAAACAAACACTCGATCGTGTCCAGAAAGCCGGCGCGCTTGGCGTGAAAGCGACCATTGGCGGCAGATTGAACGGTGCAGAAATTGCGAATACTGAAACACTTGCTTGGGGGAAAATCCCGCTTCATACGCTGCGTGCGAATATCGATTTTTCCCGTGGCGTTGCACGAACTGCAGCTGGCGCTATCGGCATAAAAGTATGGATTTACAAAGGCGAGGTTTTTAATGAAAAGGAAAAACGATCCAAAGAATAA